From the Mahella australiensis 50-1 BON genome, the window TGTCCCAACTCCGAGGGCTGGGCCAAGCTTTGCCGACCAGACTATCCTCATTAGGCATTTGAAGCAGCAGATGTGGCCTGTGCCGGATAAAAGCCGCTATCGCAGCTTTTGCCTGCGGTATTTTATCCTGCCAGTCCTCTGGCAGTTCCGGCATAGGTTTATTTTTAAACCCGCTTACCATGCCGTTCACCCATTCGGTAGGATTTAATTCCCAATCCAAATGACAGAATCGGTTAGCAAGCGGTGCAGATAATTCCCATCCGCCTGCAGCCTGCTCTGGCGGATTGGCTGCTGCTACTATGGCCACTTCGGCCGGTAGCGGTTGATCGCCCACCACTTTATCTAACACTACTCTCAGCAGAGCGGCCTGAACGGCTGGCGGCGCAGTTGATATTTCGTCCAAAAACAAGATGCCCTTGCCTGCTTGAGCTAGGCGTTTGGCCCAGGCAGGAGGTTCTAGATGCACCCCGTCATCTCTAATAACCGGGAGCCCGGAAAAATCACTCGGTTCCCTTATAGACGCTATAACGACTTCAACGGGCAGACCCATTTGATCCCCCATCGCCTGTATAGCGGACGTCTTGCCCGTTCCTGGGGCTCCCCATAAAAGAACGGGTACTTTCGTTTGGATGGCTATTGCCATCGCTAATACTTCTTCCATTGTTTTAATTCTCCTTTCTTTTTTAACAATCATACATGACACCATGGCTATTGGTCTTAACCCAATAGCCGCTATTGCTGCGGCCTTCCAGTTCTATTGGCCGCCGTATGTTTGTAGTTGCTTCTTTATATGCCCGGCGAGTGGCTTTTCTCATTAGCCTCTTCGTACGGGCATAATTTTTTTGAGACAAATGAGAGTTGTGCTTAAATCTTGCCAGTTTCATTTTTTCTCCTTTCTTTTTTGAAAAAATAAAAAACGGTCTAAAAGCTTTCTTTTTTGCTTTTAGACCGTTTTCTTCTTGCTTTTTTTGGTGGAGCTGCGGGGAATCGAACCCCGGTTCCGGGTTGTGCACATCGGCCTTTTCACCCGGATGAAGCCTTTCAGCCCCTAAACATAAAAAGGCAGCACAAACACACTGGCTTGTACTGCCTCTTTAGACCTATTCCTTCTTCATCTTCACCGGCAGAATGTCCGGCATTAACATAACACCCCTGCTCCTCGCATGGCGTTATTTGCTGCCACCCACAGTAGTGGACCCGCATTAGGTTGCGGCGTTGGACAGCTCGGGCTTCCAAAGCTGATTCAGCTTTGTTATCCCACACAATACTTTACACTTGTAGTATATCACGCTTTCTGAATTTTGCAATTGTTTTTTTAAATGAATTATAACACGACATAGCTTGAATAGTACTAAAGTATTTTAGTATAATGTTACTAGAGTACTTCAGTATTTTAAGCCTAAAGTATAAAAGGAGCATAGTACTATGCTATTTATTGGTAAAGAACATAGGAGGTTTTTTAATAAAAAAGTTCCGTCTTTAGACTTTAACACCATATTCAGGAAACCAGCGCAAACACGTGCTTTTTTGTTCCAAAAATACTTTTAAAAACTTACTGGATCAACCGCAAAAGGTATCTGTGCGATCGTCAACGAAATTTTGAGCCACTCGCTAATGAAATTTTGAGCCACCTTCGCTAACGAATTCGTGAGCCACGCGCTAGCGAAATTTTGAGCCACCTTTGCAGGATTTAAAAGCAAATCTTGCAAAATAGCTCATTTTGCTTCTCTTTTTCAGCCCGAGGCAGGCTAACCAATCGAGTTCTACGATTTCATCGGGGGAGCCGGTCAGGTAAAAAGCGGGAGGGATAAATTCCCCAAGGCCTAACCCGCCAAGTCTTTATGCTCACGCTTTTTACCGGCGCTTGACAAGACCGGGTCCCAAAGGGATATAATATTTTAGGCGAGGGTTGGGCTGTTTGGATTTTTGCTTCCCTTCCGTTGCCCTCGGTATTTTTTGCCTATCCATTTGGGTGGTCTTGTCAAGAGAGACCGGCGACTCCCGAGTGCTAGACTCTGACTCTATCCTCGCTGGGCTGCTGCTTGCTGCTTGAACCGGTATGATGTACCGTTCATATTGAGTATGTGAGCCCTAAAGGTTAAGCGGTCTACCAGCGCTGCTGTCAGTACGGTATCTTGAAAAAATTCTACCCAACGGGAGAACTCTAAGTTAGTGGTTATCATTACGCTGGCTCTCTCTGAGCGTTCGGATAAAACCTGAAACAAAAGCTCCGAATGGTGCTTATTGAAGCTCAGGTAGGAAAGCTCGTCAAGTATGAGAAGATCAATTTTAGACAGTTGCTTCTCTATCTTGCTCAAGCGATGGTACTCCTGAGCTTCGGCCAGCTCGTTAGCCAACTGGGCCGCTGTGTAAAATCTCACCTTGTATCCGGCTTTGCATATTCTCATGCCTAAGCCGATGGCCAAGTGGGTTTTGCCGGTACCCGGGTTGCCTATCATGATGACATTCTCCCGATTTGCTACAAAATCACCTGTAGCCAGCTGCCAGACCAGTGCTTCTTCGACATGCTCCAACGCTTTGAAATCAAACTCATCCAGCGATTTAGCGAGTGGAAAGCCTGCTGCTTTAATCCTGCGCTTTAGCTGATTTTCCTGTCGTGTAGCCACCTCGTTGGCCAATAACTCGCATAAGAAATCCTCATAGCCCATGCCGTCCTCTGTGGCGTGACGCATAATCGGTTCGTATTTGGCTATGGTAGGCAGGCGAAGCTGCTTGGCATATAGGCGTATAAGTTCCTTTTTGGGATTTATCTCACTCATGGTTCTTATCACCTCCTGCCAAGAGCACGTCATAAGCGTTTAACGATACCTCTTTAACCGATACATCATTCGGAAAGGGTATAACATTATCCACGGCACCATTATCGTCGCTATCGGTTAATCTGCTCCTTAAAAGCTCAATGGTAGGCGATGATATATCCAATGCTTTGATCTCTTTTAGTATGCGTTCTGTGCCATAGTCTACCACCAGCCTGAGCAGTTTCACCATATCGCGGTTACCTGCCGGCAATCTTTGTCCCCATCGCAGTATTTCCTGAGGTATATTGGCTTGCTTAACTGGTTTAGCATTCAACACCGCTCTGGGACGCTTCTCCAAAAGGTCAATGTAATGGCTCAACTGATACTGAACAGTATTTGCCGTATAGCTCCTAGGATAGGCAGCCACATCCTCATTATGATAATATATCCTGACCGTTGTGCCGTATCCTTTGACGGTAACATTCTTGCCCACCAAATGAAGAGGGACCGAATACTGGCTGCCGTCAAAACGCACTATGCCAAATTCATTTACACCGGCAGTAACCTGAATGGCAGTATCAAAGGGATATAAGGGCAACGGTATCAAGCTGGCTCGTTCGGTCTCATAGCCTTTACCCACTGTTTGGGAACGGCCCCTTATGGTATGCGAGCGGTACTTTATGCATCTATCCAGTATTATCTGATTTAGCTCTTCTATGCTATCGACGTGCACAAGAGGTACCAGTACATTGCGACGTATATATCCTACCAGGCCTTCTACCAGTCCTTTTTCATGCCCCTCTGCCAGGTTGCAGTACTCAGTTGCAAAGGCATAATGGGCCTTCAATGCCATAAAGCGCTGCTGTTCTTTAACTACATGGGTACCCCAGCCTTCTTTTACAGCAAGCCGGGAATTGTCGAATATCTCCTTTCTTGCTACGCCGCCGAAGTATTCAAAACCGGCTCTATGGCCTTCCAGGAAAGATTCTTCATTTTCCCTGGTAAAAGCCATGACAAAGATATCGCAGCTAAAGCACAAGCGCATACAGAACAAATGTACGGTTTGTTTTACGCCTTTTATATATACCTTAGCCGCTCCCCAATCCACTTGGACCGCTTCACCGGGCTCAAAGGATAAAGGGATATAGGCGTTATTGACGTTTTGCCGCAGTTGCTGGACGTACTGCCTTACAGTGGACTCTCCGCCCATAAACCCTTTTTCCTCTACCAAACGGTCATAAATCCTTTTTGCCGTATGCTGCTGCTTTTTGACGTTCTCTTGTTTATCCTGTTCCAAGCAGGAGTGGATAAACTCGATTACTTCCGTGGTTAGTACCGGGGCAATCCTTCCTTGGTAAGGTTTGCGTTGCCCTGGCATACATGCACCTTGGCAATACTTTTTGACAGTATTGCGTGAGATACCCAAACGCCTGGCAATCTCCCTTTGCGAGCAATGCTCTACAGCATAAAGCTGACGAATTTCTTGATATAGATCCACTTCAATTGTCACACTCCTTAGCCTCCTGTATCATAAGTTTTTCATGTCTATAATACAGGATTTCTAGTCTTTAGTGGATCAAAAATTCGTTAGCGTTTGACCTGTTTTTGGCTCACTTTTATTATAGCGTTTATAGTATCTGGATGATGCAACATGCTAAGGCTTTGAGTAAGGTTCGTCCGGCAAAGAGGGGCAGGCTGACAGATATCTACTCATGTGCTAAGTCAGGAACCCCATAATTCGTTAACTCCCCTGTGTGTATTAAATTAAACTTTTAGGGTGTGTAAATAATCTTGTGTATGGGGGCTTTTAGCCCCTTTCCGGTAACAGGTCAGTTGTTACGTTTCTGTAGCAACCGAATACTTTTTTTGTAATTACTGCCAACTCCCCTTCACACTTTTCGTTTACCACTTTGAATATCTCTTGATAGGTGTGCATTATACTTTTTCTCTTTTAAATTTTTAAAAATATTGGCTCGTATTTGCCACCTATAGTTCTAAACCCATCACATCCTATCTTTTCCCGAAATTCAATATTATGAAAAATTCTATTGTCAGAGTCCTTAAAATTCATATCTAAACACTCAAAAGGAATTAATACTTTAATTAGCCTTTTATTACCTAACTCAACAAATTGCCAACTACACTGCTGTAAATTAACAAATTGTACTTGCAAACTTTCATCTTTCGTAATGGTAATGGTCCTACTAGGTATAGCATTATCAAGATTATTATCTATAAATAAAACAAAAAGATAATAATTGCCTAATTGTTCGTAAATATTATTGTCAATGATTACATTAAGATATAAACTTGTATTATCACATGTAAACATATATTCAATATCCCATTGCAAAGATTCTATAAAAAAATGTCTATATGTTTTGACATTAGTCAACGTTGCAAAGGACTCTTTTTCTACTTTATCATGATTATCATAATTCCTTGCATTATAAATCTTCAATTTGGTGAGCTTTACGAACTCTCGTTTTCTTTCTTTATCATTAAAAAGTCTGAAAACAAAATCACTTTCCCATGCATTTATACTTCCATCACTATTTCCATTAAAATAGTATGTAACTTTATTGGGGTTAAAAGACTCAATAATTTCATTCGATATTACTTTACCAACCATTCCTGTCATACATTTTAAAACATAATAAATTTTATGGGCAATTTCATATTTATTAGATAATGAATTAATTTCAGTCCAATTTAAAAAATCGCCATGCTTTGAGATAAACATACATGTATCGAGTATATCTCGTAAATTCGTTTCATGATTAACTCCCCATTCTGTTTCAAAATTTGTAAAGAAATTCGAGCACAGATGGAGGAATGTATAAGTTAAATTTAATGTTTTTATATCAATCCCATTAATACTAATACTTTGTACATTTTCAAGAAAATCACCTATATGCTTTAAAGGTATAGCAGATGAGGCTCTCTTTATTTCAACAAAGATGTAAATATTATCACCGATATCTTTAATACATTGAAATTCATGGAAATCCGATCCATATTTAAAAATTGGTTTATCTACTGTATTATATCGATTCGTATTTTTATCAAAGCTTATTTTCTGTAAATATCCAATACTATTTAACAAGTAGTACATTTTCTCCATATCGGCTTCTTTTACTAAGAGGTCTATATCCACAAACTGTCTGATATATATGTCATTGTATATAATCTCGGCTAAAGCGGGACCTTTCAACAAAATAACCTCAATGTTGTTTTGTTCTGCAAGCTTGAGAATCCTATCTAATTCAAGCATTCTAATATTAATTTTTTTAACAATATCATAATATTTTTGATCATAAAAAGCTTGGTACTTAATAGGTATATATTTGCTAATAGCTTTATAAACAATTGGGAACACTTTATGCCGGAGTGAAATTTGCAACAAATATTCCCAGTCTAGTGCTTTTATTATTGTGTTATCTAACTCTAAATCTTTTTGCTCTAAAATACTTTTAGTAATTTTAATCAGTATTTCTTGCTCACGTTTCATGTCTATCATTGATTATCTCCCCCTCTATTTCCAACTGTTGTGTACATCTTAATTAGGATATCTTCGATTTTTGGGTCTTTAATCGAAAAATCTATAATATCATATATACCCATAAGCATTCGAATTACTTGAGCTGCTGTATACTGCTTTTTGTTAAATGAAGCATATTTTTTGCTATTTTCACCATCAGACAACTTTATACCCTCAACTTCGAGAATATCCTTATCATCGCTTCCATACTTTTGTCCATAACTAAACTCTATAATGCTTTCTTCTGAAAAGTTGGTTTTAAACTCCTCTACTTTTCCGTCATACAGGATTTTTCCTTTATCAATGAGTATAAGTCTGTCACATATTTGTTCGATATCATCCATATCATGAGTTGTCAGAATTACTGTTGTCTGCCGCTCTTTGTTTATTTGTCTTATAAACTCTCTTATACGTTTTTTAGTGAGCACATCCAGTCCTATTGTAGGTTCATCCAGATACAAGATATCCGGATTATGTAGAAGCGCGATTGAAAATTCTGCTCTCATTTTTTGGCCAAGTGACAATTGCCTAATAGGACGGTTTATGAACTCTCCCATGTCTAAAATATCCGTATAAAAATCAACATTTTGTTTAAAGATTTTATCATCAATTTTGTACATCTTTTTATAAAGATCAAATGTATCTATCATGGGCAAGTCCCAATATAGCTGGCTACGTTGACCAAACACCACACCAATATGCATAGCATTTTCTTTTCTATTTTTTTGAGGAACGATTCCCCTAACCAAAACTTCTCCAGATGTAGGGTAAAGAATTCCGGTCAATATTTTGATAGTCGTGGATTTTCCGGCCCCGTTTGGCCCTATGTACCCTACAAGCTCGCCTTTAGCTACTGAAAACGATACATCCTCAACAGCTCTTTTTATTTCAAATTCACGGTGAAAAAGAGATTTAACAGTATCAAAAAAACCAGAGTTTCTTTTATAAACTTTAAATTCTTTATACAAATTCTTTACTTCAATAATAGCCATCTTTGTTCCTTCCTATCTCAATATTTTGATTTATTTTTCACCCTCGTTCTCAGAATTTCTTTAGATTTCTCCAACTTTCATCGGTTCTGAAAACGAGAGTGTTTGCCATATTACGGATATTTCCAATTGGACCTTGACATTTAACCGCTGGACTTTTTTCGTGGACAGCATAATAAGCAGCTCTATCGGTACATGCTACATGCAGCCATTTGGTGCTTCCTTCTGAACGTATACCGGTTTCGTCGAGATGCGCTATTTCTGAGTCAATAATACTCTGCTTGATCTCTTCTACAGGGCCTTCTAATCCTTCATAAAGAGCGGTTGCGGCATTTACCAGTGTCCCTTCACTGACTTTTTGGCCTGTAACATCTCGATCCGTTTCAGCTGCCCTTTCCAATGGCAACAGCTGATAGTATGTAAGATAATTCATCAATGCACACATATTTTGACCATATTGTGCCGGTTGAGTCACCTCGGCCGGGAATTCCCTCTTATATACCTTACCGCATATTGGACATACTTTCTCATAGGTCACATATTCGGTTACTTTAATCTGCGGTTCTGATATATCAAATACCTGACGGGTTCTTTTAACAGCCCCAATATCGGTTAAGCTGCATCCGTAATCGCAGGTGTCCGCTACTTTGTATTCGATAATTTCATCAGGATTCTGAACTTTCTCCAGTGTTTCACCTTCATGACCGGGTTGGCCGCCGCTGAGCTTGCCGCTCTTTTGGCGGGTGTTATACACAGCTTTTTTGTATCCATCTGATGATGGCGGCTTGCTGCTGTTGTCGCTGTTTTTGTTGAGCCTGGCTTCAAGTTCAGCAATTTGTATTTCTTGTCTAGCATTAAATGCTTCTAAATCTACAATCTTGTTATTGAGGCATATGATGGTTCCATTTAACAAATCAATGTGTAAGCTCATATCTTTCACCATGACTATTACCGCATCGATGTCTTCATCGTATGTCCTAATGATTTTTGATTCTGATTCATCCATCTCTTAATCACCGCCTCAAATCATAATCTTCTATTCCATCATAACATAATTCCCGACGGTTTGATTGTCAAAATTTTATTTTACAGTTTTGCTAACGGCTGAGTAGTAACTATAATTTAATAGTAGGCTACCCTGAAAACCTCGGAAGATGTCCAAAATTCCGTGGAATTTGGAGTAGCGGTTCCTGCCTCTAAAGGTATATAATATACTTATATCAGAGAAACAAAATGAGGAGGAACCGTTTAATGGAAGTATATCACAAACTAAAGTAGTTGACAAGGGATCTTTCACCTCAAATTATGGCGGCAGCTTACCCTAACATTAATCAAGAACAAATAAATGACCTGCTGCAAGCTGTCAAAGAAGGCCTACTTGCCTTCTCAGTAACCGTTGGCCTTAACGTTATTAAGGCCATGATGGAAGAAGAAGCAACCCAATACGTGGGACCGAACGGTAAGCGCAACCCTGAGCGCAAAGCGTATCGTCATGGTAAAGAACAGGGACAGGTAGTATTGGGTGGCCGTAAAGTCAAAGTAGAACATCCACGGGTCCGCACTATTGATGGTAAGGAACTGGTGTTATAGACATATAAAATGTTTCACGATGAAGATATATTAGGCCAAATGGCTATGGAACGCATGCTATATGGCCTGTCTACCAGGCAATATAGCAAAGGGTTAGAACCCGTGGGAAGCTCCTTGGATGCAAGAGATATATCTAAAAGCACAATAAGCCGCCACTTTATTGAGCGCACAAAAACAGCATTATCGGAGATGTTAACCAGGCGTTTAGATAATCTAGATATAGTGGCTCTATACATAGACGGCGTAGTAATGGCTGATCATACAGTAATAGTGGCTATGGGGCTAGATAGCGATGGATACAAACATATACTCGGTTTATGGGAAGGGGCTACGGAGAATGCCACCGTTTGCAAACAACTATTAGCAGATTTAGTGGATAGAGGGCTATGTAGCGACAAAGGGCTGTTGG encodes:
- a CDS encoding AAA family ATPase is translated as MEEVLAMAIAIQTKVPVLLWGAPGTGKTSAIQAMGDQMGLPVEVVIASIREPSDFSGLPVIRDDGVHLEPPAWAKRLAQAGKGILFLDEISTAPPAVQAALLRVVLDKVVGDQPLPAEVAIVAAANPPEQAAGGWELSAPLANRFCHLDWELNPTEWVNGMVSGFKNKPMPELPEDWQDKIPQAKAAIAAFIRHRPHLLLQMPNEDSLVGKAWPSPRSWDMAARLLAAAESVDVGEEAEATLLSGCVGTGPALEFLSWKKALDLPDPEYLLEHHDQFQVPLRGDQAFAVLTAVVVAAVNKLTEKRWIAAWQILAQAAEQGAKDIAAAAAKVLVEARKSNFPLPQKEVREFIPLLKKGGLM
- the istA gene encoding IS21 family transposase, whose translation is MTIEVDLYQEIRQLYAVEHCSQREIARRLGISRNTVKKYCQGACMPGQRKPYQGRIAPVLTTEVIEFIHSCLEQDKQENVKKQQHTAKRIYDRLVEEKGFMGGESTVRQYVQQLRQNVNNAYIPLSFEPGEAVQVDWGAAKVYIKGVKQTVHLFCMRLCFSCDIFVMAFTRENEESFLEGHRAGFEYFGGVARKEIFDNSRLAVKEGWGTHVVKEQQRFMALKAHYAFATEYCNLAEGHEKGLVEGLVGYIRRNVLVPLVHVDSIEELNQIILDRCIKYRSHTIRGRSQTVGKGYETERASLIPLPLYPFDTAIQVTAGVNEFGIVRFDGSQYSVPLHLVGKNVTVKGYGTTVRIYYHNEDVAAYPRSYTANTVQYQLSHYIDLLEKRPRAVLNAKPVKQANIPQEILRWGQRLPAGNRDMVKLLRLVVDYGTERILKEIKALDISSPTIELLRSRLTDSDDNGAVDNVIPFPNDVSVKEVSLNAYDVLLAGGDKNHE
- a CDS encoding ABC transporter ATP-binding protein; the protein is MAIIEVKNLYKEFKVYKRNSGFFDTVKSLFHREFEIKRAVEDVSFSVAKGELVGYIGPNGAGKSTTIKILTGILYPTSGEVLVRGIVPQKNRKENAMHIGVVFGQRSQLYWDLPMIDTFDLYKKMYKIDDKIFKQNVDFYTDILDMGEFINRPIRQLSLGQKMRAEFSIALLHNPDILYLDEPTIGLDVLTKKRIREFIRQINKERQTTVILTTHDMDDIEQICDRLILIDKGKILYDGKVEEFKTNFSEESIIEFSYGQKYGSDDKDILEVEGIKLSDGENSKKYASFNKKQYTAAQVIRMLMGIYDIIDFSIKDPKIEDILIKMYTTVGNRGGDNQ
- the istB gene encoding IS21-like element helper ATPase IstB; translated protein: MSEINPKKELIRLYAKQLRLPTIAKYEPIMRHATEDGMGYEDFLCELLANEVATRQENQLKRRIKAAGFPLAKSLDEFDFKALEHVEEALVWQLATGDFVANRENVIMIGNPGTGKTHLAIGLGMRICKAGYKVRFYTAAQLANELAEAQEYHRLSKIEKQLSKIDLLILDELSYLSFNKHHSELLFQVLSERSERASVMITTNLEFSRWVEFFQDTVLTAALVDRLTFRAHILNMNGTSYRFKQQAAAQRG
- a CDS encoding IS66 family transposase; amino-acid sequence: MDESESKIIRTYDEDIDAVIVMVKDMSLHIDLLNGTIICLNNKIVDLEAFNARQEIQIAELEARLNKNSDNSSKPPSSDGYKKAVYNTRQKSGKLSGGQPGHEGETLEKVQNPDEIIEYKVADTCDYGCSLTDIGAVKRTRQVFDISEPQIKVTEYVTYEKVCPICGKVYKREFPAEVTQPAQYGQNMCALMNYLTYYQLLPLERAAETDRDVTGQKVSEGTLVNAATALYEGLEGPVEEIKQSIIDSEIAHLDETGIRSEGSTKWLHVACTDRAAYYAVHEKSPAVKCQGPIGNIRNMANTLVFRTDESWRNLKKF
- a CDS encoding nucleotidyltransferase domain-containing protein, which codes for MIDMKREQEILIKITKSILEQKDLELDNTIIKALDWEYLLQISLRHKVFPIVYKAISKYIPIKYQAFYDQKYYDIVKKINIRMLELDRILKLAEQNNIEVILLKGPALAEIIYNDIYIRQFVDIDLLVKEADMEKMYYLLNSIGYLQKISFDKNTNRYNTVDKPIFKYGSDFHEFQCIKDIGDNIYIFVEIKRASSAIPLKHIGDFLENVQSISINGIDIKTLNLTYTFLHLCSNFFTNFETEWGVNHETNLRDILDTCMFISKHGDFLNWTEINSLSNKYEIAHKIYYVLKCMTGMVGKVISNEIIESFNPNKVTYYFNGNSDGSINAWESDFVFRLFNDKERKREFVKLTKLKIYNARNYDNHDKVEKESFATLTNVKTYRHFFIESLQWDIEYMFTCDNTSLYLNVIIDNNIYEQLGNYYLFVLFIDNNLDNAIPSRTITITKDESLQVQFVNLQQCSWQFVELGNKRLIKVLIPFECLDMNFKDSDNRIFHNIEFREKIGCDGFRTIGGKYEPIFLKI